GCTCCAGCGCCTGCTCCTGCAGCTGGTGCGCGTACGCCTCGGACTCGGCGTGGGCCTCGCGGAGCTGGTCCTCCACCTGCCGCCGCGTCGCCGCCGCGGACAGCACGTTCGCGATGCCCTGCAGGAAGTGCAGGTCGTCGCTCGTGAAGCGCCGCCGCCGGGCCGTGTGCGCGCCGAGCACGCCGTACGAGCTGCCGCCCGGCCCGTAGAGGATCACGCTGATGCCGCTCACGACGCCGTGCTCGCGCAGCAGCGGCGGATCCTCGAGCCGCGCCTCGGTGCGCAGGTCGTCGACCACCACCGGCGCGCGCGTCAGCAGCGCGTACCCGGCCTGCGACTCGCGGCCCACGTGAATCGTCGCGTTGCCGACCACGCCCTCCCGCCACCCGACCCCGGCGACGATGCGCGCCGTCTGCCCGTCGGGGAGCAGCTCCAGGATCTTCACGAACTCGACGTCGAGCGCGTCCGCGACCGCCTGGGCCGCCTCCTGCCGCAATCCCGAGAGGCTGAGCCCAGCGAGCGCCCGGACGCCCAACTCGGCGACCGCCGCCTGCTGGCGCGCGCGCAAGCCCGCGCGATCGTCCGCCCGCTCGTGGTCGGCGTCGGGCGCCCGACCGGCTCCCGGCACGGTGTCCACTGAGTCGTCCTCCCGATGGGAGCTGGTCGGGCGGCGGTGATGCACGAAGACAGGACCGTCGCGACGGAGCGTGTGACGGGTGAGCGAGCGGACCGCACGGGATGCTGCGCCCGGCGCAACTTCGAGGCCGCGTCGTGGTGATCCACCCTACACGATCGCCCCCAGCGTCGGAACCGGCCCCTTGCGTCTCGTCCGAGGAAAATGCACGCTCGCGCACCGGCATCAGCCCGCAGGTGCACGCCAGCCCTTCATCCGGAGGCGCCATGCGTCGGTCCCTGTGCTCCCTCGTCACGCTCGTCGGCGCGCTGTACTCGATGGCCTGCGCCGGCGATGCGACACCCACGGCCCTGTCGCCTGCGCCGTCGCGCCCCGCCCTCTCGAGCGGCGTGCCGGACCTCAGCGCGCCGCCGGATCTCATCGTCGACTCGAAGGCGACGCAGAACAACTGGGTCACCCGCGTCGAGGACTTCCCGGCGGACTTCTGCAGCGTGATCGAGGGCGGCGTCACGCCGGGCACGCACACCGTCATCCGCTTCACGGTCACGACGCCGAACATCGGCAAGGGCGACGTGTTCGTCGGCAGCCCGCTCGCGCACATGGACCCGAACGGCGACGGCGATTTCTCCGACCAGGACGGGCTGTTCGAGTTCGCGTCGTGCCACCAGCACTTTCACTTCCAGCACTACGCCACGTACAAGCTGATCGGCGCAGACGGTCAGGTGTGGAAGGCGGCGAAGCGCGGCTTCTGCATGCTCGACACCGACCCCTACAACGTGAACAACGGCGACGGCACGTGGACGTACCGGAGCTGTGGCACGCTCACGCGCGACGGCTTCCAGGGCGTGAGCTCGGGCTGGGCCGACACCTACGTGTTCAAGTTAGGCGGGCAGTACTTCGTGCTCGACGGCGGCGACGGACAGCCCGTCGTCCCACCCGGCGTGTACACGATCCAGGTCGAGGTGAACCCGGCCTTCGCGCCCGACAGGCGAGGCAACTGCCCGCGGGTGAAGGACCCGGCGACGGGCCTCTGCCACAACTTCGCCGAGGCGCGCTACGACAACAACGTCGGCTCGGCCACGGTGATCATCACCGACCACCCGGGGCGCAGCGGCTACGGCCCGCTGAAGAACGACAACTCGAAGATCACGAAGGAGGACGAGATCGAGAAGTGACGCGATCCGCCGACGCCGGCTTCTTCGACGGGTTCTTCGACGGCGTCTTCGGCTTCTCCGACGGTGGCTCGGGCTTCGGGTGGCTCATGCCGGGCATCGGCGGCATGCTGTCGGGCGACACCGCGCGGTGCGCGCTGTCGCCGGGCTCCGCGCCGTGCCGCATGCCCCGCATGTCGGTCATCTCGCCGTACGGCATGCTCACCATGTGGCCGGTGCGGTCGTCGTGGTGCATCACCGCACCGTACGTCACGGTGGGCGTCGGAAGCTGCGACATGAAGCCCACGGCCGGCCCGCCCATGTTCTCGATGCCCATCTCGCGCGCCATCGTGCGCCACGCGTCGACGCTCGCCATCACGAGCGTCGTGTCGTCCCGGAAGCGCCGCGCGGCGAGCAGGATCTCGGCCCGCTTCGCGCGGCGGGGCACGGCGGGGTTCGCGAGGATGTCGCTCACCACGTCGTGCATCGAGTGCAGGTTGTCGAAGATGATCGCCGCCTCCGGGTAGCGCGTCGCGAACGTGGGCGCGACCGCGGCGGTCATCGGCATCTGGTACGGCAGCGTGCGCGGCGGATCCGCGAGCATCTGCCAGAAGCGCGCGACCGTCGCGCGCACGCCGGCCTGCCGCTCCGCCGAGCCGCGGCCGACCACGAGCGGCTCGTAGAGGCCGATCTGCATCCAGTGGTAGGCCCAGATCAGGCCATTGAACTTCGGGTACGTCTTGCGGAACGCGAGCGAGTACGGTTGCTCCTGCATGAGCACCATCGACTTCGGCTTCGAGCTGAACGCGAGGTCCGGTCGCGTCCTGTAGTACGCGAGCAGTCGCGCGACCTCGCGGTCCTTCGCCGCGTCGTCGAGGCGCTCGTCGGCGAGGACGTCGTAGAGCTGGCGGTGGAGGATGTGCGCCCAGTCGAACATCGCCTTCGCCTCGGGCGCGAGCTTCGCGTACTCGACCTCGATCGCCTGCTCGGCCAGCGGCACGCGCGGCGGGCGGATCAGCACACGCGTCGTGAGGACGTCGTACTGCGTCTCCTCCAGCAGCGACGCCGGCGCGTCGGGCTTCGTCCACAGCGTCTCGTACAGGATCGCGTGGCCGTAGTCGAAGCCGTTGAACAGCCGGTCGGCGCCCTGATACTGGTTGCGGAAGTACCAGTTGTGCGGCGCCTGGAGGTAGAACGTCTCGTACGTCGTCGACCACTGCGCGCGCGCGCGGGCGACGCGCCGCTCGCGGCCGCGCCTAACGCGGAGAGGGCGACGGACAGCAGTCGGCGGGTGCGCATCAGCGGGCGCTCCACGGCAGGCCGAACGCCCATGCCCCGCCGGCGGTGAGAGACCAGGCGGGGTCGTCGCCCGTGAGACGCCGTCCGACGCCGCCGTCGATCGCCCAGCGCGGCGTGAGCTGGTAGCGTGTGCCGACGCCGGCGTGCCATTCCACGTCGGCGCCGTCGTGCAGCGGCCTGCGTGCGTACACCTCGCCGGTGACCAGCATCGAGCGGAGCGGGAACGTCCTGTCGATCGCCGCGCCGGCGAGCCAGCGCGAGACCTCGACGGCCCGCGCGCCGGCGGCGGCGGCCGTCGCCGCGCGGCCGAACGTGTACTGGCCGTTCGCGTGCACGCGGGCCCAGCGGAACGTCTTCGTCGCGATGCCGGTGAGCGACGAATACACCCGGTCGGGCCCGAGCGCGCCCGCCGGCAGCAGCAGGTCGCCGCGGATGCCTAACGCCGGCAGCCTCGTCTCGACGTTCAGGTTGTGGAGCACCGACACGTCGATGCCGGCGAGGCTCGTCGTGTGCGTGCCGAGCCCGCCGTCGACGTAGACGAGCGGCGCGCCGACTTCGAGCTGGGTCCGCGGGAGCACGCCGAGCGCGATCTCGGGCTCGAGCCCCCAGCGATAGACGCCGCCCTTCGCGCGCTCGAGCCGCAGCGGCGCGGCCTGCAGCTCCACGCCGCGGCGCTCGATCGCGTACGCGTCCTCGATGCGCACGGGGCGGCCCGCGTCGGTGTTGTAGTAGTCGGTCTGCGCGAGCGCGATGCCCGGCACCGCCCCCGCGACGAGCGCGGCGCCGAGCGTGCGGCGCGCGCGTGAGATGGTGGTCATGCGACTGCCTCGATACGTCCCGAGTCTGCGCGCATCCCGGGGCCGCGGACGCGGCGGGGCTGCGCGCGGTGAGCGTCGGCCCCGCGCTCCGGTTGGGTCACGGAGCGCGGCGCTCGCTCAGGCTCGCGGCGGCGGCGGCTCGGGTGCGGCTCGCGC
The window above is part of the Gemmatirosa kalamazoonensis genome. Proteins encoded here:
- a CDS encoding lysyl oxidase family protein, yielding MRRSLCSLVTLVGALYSMACAGDATPTALSPAPSRPALSSGVPDLSAPPDLIVDSKATQNNWVTRVEDFPADFCSVIEGGVTPGTHTVIRFTVTTPNIGKGDVFVGSPLAHMDPNGDGDFSDQDGLFEFASCHQHFHFQHYATYKLIGADGQVWKAAKRGFCMLDTDPYNVNNGDGTWTYRSCGTLTRDGFQGVSSGWADTYVFKLGGQYFVLDGGDGQPVVPPGVYTIQVEVNPAFAPDRRGNCPRVKDPATGLCHNFAEARYDNNVGSATVIITDHPGRSGYGPLKNDNSKITKEDEIEK